The DNA sequence gcccATAACACACTCTCAGGGAAAGTGGCTTTTGAAATTCTGACTGCAACCACTATAAAACTGCATCTAATAAATTCagttaaaacttttaataaatagatatttaaattgaatttgttTCCATTACCATTAATTTTCAAAGCCTATTATAGAAGATCATATTTGTACTTGACTCTGGAATCAGTGCCCTGCATTTCCCTTCCCCACTTCCATGTGTACCAACAACATTGAGGTACTCTGCTATAAATGCTATCCTTCTGATTTGGGaataaagcagaataactgacaaCCAGCTTTTCCTCCTCTTAGCCTTTTATTAGCCAGGTACtaggaaaagaaatgtttaagacaTAGCCCTACCCTTGAGGAGTTCATAGTCTTGTATAGAAACTGATGAAAAATTAGGATGTAATGAATGTAATCAGTGCAAATTTTTCTGTTTGAAGTATTGGAACTATTTACCTGTTTTTGAGTCTTTTGTGCAAAATCGTTTGCAGAAGGGAAGGACCAGAGGATGACAGAatctctatatttaaaaaaatggacacacacacacaccccccactgCCACCAGATGGCAACATGATatttggaggatttttttttaaattcagggaTCACTGCCTTGTTTCAGGATCATTTAGATTAGTACTTTCTCCTGCCACCTAGGCTTTTAATCTCTTAGTGTGGAAACTGATTTTAGTTTTTGGTTCACTGATTTGCCTTATTAATTGTATCAAGCATATGAAACCCTGATAAATCAAACTCTGTGTAGCAAATAATATGTTTTTGATTAGCTGTTTTGTTTTATCGCTGTTATAACAGTACCAACTTACATTTTAAGTCCAAAGCCAGCATTTGCTCATTCTGAGGTGGGACTGGTGAACATCCATAAGTGACATGGCTATTTGGGAGTACTTTTGGTTGGGACACTGAAGCCAGAGCTCCAGAGGGTGGCTGAAACAGAATATCCCCCTGCTAAACAGGTGATAAAAGAATGTTATTCGGTTTAATAAAATAGTACAAATAATTCCTCTTGAAAAGTATCTATTACCTCACCCTGAGAAGTGTTTGACTTGGATAAGCCACTGTTAATTCCAGTTTTTTAACATAACTGAACATGTTAAAGTGATTTAGGCCACAGGAGATTTTATGGCTATTAGAAACTATTTGGCTGCaaatataatatgaataaaataataaatgtttgttattttaattaaaccgatttatatagtttttttctggaatcaataataaaacatttgtcTTCCACATAATTTTGTAATGTAGATAATATGTTAACTCCCACTTTTGACCTCataattcatgtttttattgtttttaggcCAGTGAGAAGAATTCCTCACTATCAAATTCTCATCAACAAGTCTGACAGAATTTGCGTCTCCTAAACCTACATTTCCAAGGAGGTCATAACAATATTTATGGAATATGAGGCACAGAATCTTaagttaaagaatatttttccaGGTCTTATTTACACTGAACTCAAATTAACTGTCAAATAAGAATACTGACATAAGTAAGGTAAATCGCTACTACAAAAAATGGAATCTTTAGCATGTAGCTGAATGGAATCCTAAATTTTATCAGTAATATTCAGAAACCTTATTTTAATAGTATTTCCTTCTAAAAAGGAGCTTGGAACATAGTGGGTCTGTTTCAAATATCCTAAttagaaagaaattttctttcagaaaacagcAATTACAATTTTTTGCTTTCttgaaagattttctttaaaaaggggttcagaagaaagaaattctgtcAGGATTAAGTTCGGGCTAGGTTTATTCTAGCAGGCTCTGTGGCACAGGTCCCCTAAGTAATTCACTGTGATACTCCAGTATCTGCCATGTGTCAGAAATTAACTTGCCATTAACTGACAACTATATTTGATACCCTTAGTCTTAAAGTACACAGGATGTCATACATAAACCAGTCCAATCTTTGAAGGATTACTTCTCTTAGATGCTCTACAGAATTGTAGGACTGTCcattttataggattttttttgaGGCAACATCTTTAATAATGCCTGTAAATTCTAAAAAGTGTTTGCtaacttaaaatttgtttttaggtatttattGCTAAGTTGAAAACCTTCTTTACCAAATATGATGGAACCAAAGATACAATGAAGCCGTGGCTAAGAAAACTCACCCCCTGTGATTAAATTTTATTGAGtatgaacaatttttttcttgatgtacaGACTCAATTGTACTTTTCTACCCAACTGgataaataaaagctaaaatataatttatttaactctttttgGAAATAAAACTTCAACATACCTTAAACTGGTTTTCtgataagtttatttttaatatgactatttaaaaattcatcttaatGATAGATTTGGAAAAGCCAACTTTTACTTGGGTTGACAATAATCAAAGAATGCAGCTGGTATAGCGGCTACCATTTACCAAGTAactgctatgtgctaggcattattCTTGTGGTCTTACAGTTATCAACTTTAATCCTTGTAGTAACAACACTGCAGGGTAGGTATTATTAGCCTCATTTCATTGGTGAGGAAAAAGAagcttaaagaaattaaagtgcCTTGCCAAGTTCCTATAACCAGTACATTGCTCAGCAGATATTTGAGAGCCGACTCTGTGTTGGCCCTGTCACTATGCTAAGACTGAGAATGCAGCTgtgaatgagaaaaagacaagatCTCCATTCTAAAGGAGCTTACACTCTAGTAGTaaaatcaggattttaaaatagCGGTGTTGGATTCTAGAAGTTTTCTTCTTAGCTTCCACACTCCTTCCCACCAAGGATACTACAGAAGAGATGGATTAAGCGGTTTTAGTGCCACTTAAGGAAGTGGGCGGGAGCGAAAACTACATACTGGAATACGTTATAGGAAAGAAACATTGGTATATGAGTGTCAAGCTATATCAAAGGAAACACCCTAGGGCTTAGCTGTATGGCAGGGAATGTAAAGCCTGTGCCGCATAACAGACTTGGCTGATGTAGACACACCTGCAGATGGTGTATAATGCAATGGCAATGATATGTACTTGCTCAGATAGCCTTAAGGATCAGTATTTTCTCAGCGTATGGCCCTGCACTGTCCAACACGGTAGCCATGACCTACTTACGGCTTTCGAgtccttgaaatgtggctagtgcaactaaggaactgaattttaaattaaaaaaaaaaaattttatttaaaaactgacacGTGATCCAGTTACTAGATCTTTCAAGAATGTCTGGAACAACTGGGTGTGTGAATCTATTTTTTCTGCctatattttaagaaacttaaatacagatcaagtatttctgatgaaatttagcatctgaattgagatgtgctgtaataTAAAATACACCCTGGATTTTGAAAACttagtataaaaaagaatataaaatatccattaatttaagaataattacatgctgaaatgataatattttggatatactgggttaaataaaatattaaaattagcttCAAccgttttttactttttaaaaaatgtattactaggaaattttaaattacatatgtggattgcattatatatatttgtactgGAGAGTGCTGGTATAATCAAAGGAGCCCTAGTGAAGGTCcatatattatcttttatttcagtcatcaaaatattttcttagtataTCTCATTACCCTTTTATCAAAAGTTATGTATTGCTCATCATTCTTTCTATGAATGTTAAGAATCATGTTAATAACTGTGTCAATATTTCATCCTGTAGTAGGAATATCAAATTATTTACACACACACCTATATGAACTGTCACTATGCAAGTGTGCACATATAACACATTTATTTCCAAAGAGTATTTCCCATAGTaagttttcaaaaacagaaagtaaacatAAGTAGTCTGTGGAACTATATTCAAGGACTGACAGACTTGGGGGAGAAACACTTTATAGACtacacaatacatatatattcaggacaaaagcaaacattataaaaagtataaaaatagacaaaaagatacaaacacaaTATATTTTGGTCAGAATTTCAGATacggttttttttcttctctctcccctttactTCAAAAGTTATAAATACTTTGCAAGCAGCATGTATTGTTGcacttttgattttttgttgtacAGTTAACGAACTTGAGAGTCTGGATGACTGGTGATCATCTATTTGGCCTTcccattctttcatttcttcttctttgattaaTAAAGGTTTTCCTAGAGTTTGGCCAACAAGATTACAGACTTCTTGAGCTTTGCGCCATGCATTTTCTACAGCAACAAGACAGGCTTGCCGTCTTAGGAATTAAATGCAGAGATTATTAATACGACATTCAACAAACCGCAGCACTGAATAGTTTTGTTTAATTAGTTGATAATTAATTTAAAGATGTGCTTAACTTACCGAAGATTCTCAATAGAACCTGGAGTATGAtagaactggggttggctgatGACAACAGAGCTATCTAGCTTTTCAACAAGAAAGTtacaaatattttgcatttttccgAATTCAGTAAATGTAATGCAGACCTGTAAATGAAATGacaattgaaattattttcatgtctGATGCGTTATTTCAAATCTTTCTCTAAATGTGagttaaaaaaagtaaagccaGGTTACAATGAGGTCATTTTATAGTATGTAACAGATATGAAAGACCTACTTGGTACTTATAACtaaattttgttattaaatttatttttgcttatgaaTTTTGTAATTTATCTAATGTTGACTTGAacatttaaaacttcattttaaatcaGTCAGAGACTTTTATGAAAGAGAACTGGAGGGTTTCCCCTTCAACTTTATTATTCAGCTAAATTCTAACCCTGATAAATGTTTCATGACTCTTTAGTCATCTATGCCATTAGCTAGCTTCCTGATTAGAGGTAATTACTTCATACTTCACTGCTGTCATTTGAGGTATGTTTCTTCTTCCAGAAGTTATTTTCAGATCTATATGCAGAAGTTCATCTATTTCACTATGTCCTCTGCCTTTAAATATGTGGAAgcagcaaagagaaagagagggatgaGGTAACCTCCTGAGTCATCTTATACAATGAAGAACAGTTGCCTTTAATCATAAATGTTATCCAGGGAAGACTGATGTTCTATCTGGTTTCATTACTAAGTGAATAATGTCTTTTataatcagtttgtcaatttcaagtttttttttttttaaagctgactGGGATTTTGAGTGGGATTGCAATGACTCTAAATATAGATTAAGGAAGACCTGATACCTTAATGATACTGAGTCTTCCAAATCAGGAACAAGgtatgtttcttcatttatttagatcttctttaatttctcttagcaatattttgtagttttcagcatacacaGTTAAAAGATCagatttatccctaggtattttatatttttgatgtttattagttctaatagtttttttgtagattccattaGATTTTCTACATTGATGGTCACGCTGTCCatgaataaagacaattttacttcttactttccagtatggatgccttttatttctttttcatgcctcactgcactggctagaacttcaaGTACAATGTTGGATAGAAGTTGTGAGAGTAGATAcgtttgtcttgttcctgatcttaggcaCAAAGCAATCAGTGTTTCATCAATAAATATGATGGTAACTGTAGATTTTTCATAGGTTCCCTTCATCATTTTGAGGAAGTTCCCtactatttctagtttgctgagaatttttattaggAATGGATGTTGgactttgttaaatgtttttcttcatctattgagatcatcatatgttTCTTTCTTACTCTGTTAATATGATAAATTAGATTGACTGGTTTTTGAAAGTTGAACCAACCTTTCATTCCAGGGATGAACCATACTTGGTCattatatattatcctttttatatatcactggatttgatttgctaaagttttgtttataatttctgCACATAAGTTTATGATGGacactggtctgtagttttctttgcttgtaatgtccccccccccaccccagttttgTTATCTTCTGGTTCCAAATAATGAGTTGGAAAGTATTCCAGCTTCTtcattttctggaaaagtttgtACAGAATTGGCATAAATTCTCCCTTAAATGTATgcactttttaatttctcttttaactactcctttgacccatgggttattgagaagtatgttatttaaatttcaaatatttcagttCTATCATTTTTGCCTTAAGTATTTTGAAGCTTTAATATTAAATGTATAAGTGTTTAAGACTGTTATATTCTCTTGATTGAcccatttatcattataaaatcatCTTTATCTGGGTAATACTCTTTGCTTTGAAATCTACTCTGTCTGATATTATCATAGCCACTACAACTTTCTTTTGCTTattgttagcatggtatatctttatGCAcccctttgatttttttaaagtcaggtttaTTAAGGCATAACTTATATAGAGCAAAATACACTCCTTTTAGTATACGTTCTATGAATTTTGACAGATGCATTTACTCATGTAGCCACCATTATGATCCATCCCATCAACTTCCTCAAATTCCCCTGTGCTCCCCACATCCCAGCCCCTGAAagccactgatctgttttttttaaaatagttgcacttaatttttttaatttaattttttattttttggacaatttaaaaggttactttccatttacagttactacaaaatattggctctattcctcGTGTTGTAACTCTATGTCCTTGAGCCTATCTCATACCCAATAGTCtgtacctcccactctcccactCCTATATTGCCCCTGCCCTCCaacactggtaaccattagtttgttctctatatctgtgagtctgcttgttttttgttttattcactagctttttatattttttagacttcacatataagtgatatacagtatttgtctttctttgtctgacttatttcacttagcataatgccaagtccatccatgttgctgcaaatggcaaaatttcattcttttttatggctcagtagtattccattgtgtatatacacacacacacacacacacacacacacatatatatatatataccatagcttctttattcattcatctgttgatggacacttaggttgcttccgtatcttggcagttacaaataatgctggatgaacactggggtgcatgtatctttttgaattagtgtttttgttttttccagatatatacccaggagtggaattgctaggtcatatggtagttttatcatttgcaaatatttttcccattcagtaggttgtcttttcattttgtcaatggttacctttgctgtgcaaaagcttttaagtttaattcggtctcatttgtttatttttacctttatttcctttactttaggagacggatcaaaaaatattgctatgatttacttatttatttatttatttatttattcatggctgtattgggtcttcgtttctgtgtgagggctttctctagttggggtaagcgggggccactcttcattgcggtgcgcgggcctctcactatcgcggcctctcttgttgcagagcacaggctccagacgcgcaggctcagtaattgtggctcacgggcccagttgctccgtggcatgtgggatcttcccagaccagggctcgaacccgtgttcgctgcattggcaggcagattctcaaccactgcaccaccagggaagcccaattgctgtgatttatgtcaaagagttttctgcctatgttttcctcgaggagttttatggtatccagtcctacatttaggcctttaatcaattttgagtttatttttgtacatggtgttagagaatgttctaatttcattcttttacatgtagctgccagttttcccagcaccacttattgaagagactgtcttttttccactgtatattcttgcctcctttgttgtagattaattgactataagtgcatgggtttatttctgggctctctatcctgttccattggtgtgtctgcttttgtgccagaaccatactattttgattactgtagctttgtagtatagtctgaagtcagggagcctgattcctccagctccgttcctcattctcaagattgttttggctattagggatcttttgtgtttccatatagattttaaaattatttgttctagttctgtgaaaaacgccattggtattttgatagggattgcattgaatctgtagattgccttgggtagtatagtcattttcacaatattgattcttccaattcaagaacatgatatatctttccatctgtttgtgttgtcttcaatttgtTTCATCACTGTcgtatagttttcagagtataggtgttttgcctccttaggtagatttattcctaggtattttattctttttgatgagatggtaaataggactgtttccttaattcccCTTTCTGATAcgtcattgttagtgtatagaaatgcaacagatttctgtgtattaattttgtatccttcaactttactaaattaattggtgaactctagtagttttctgatggcatctttaggattttctatgtatagtatcatgtcatctgcaaacagtgacagttttacttcctcctttccaacatggattccttttatttctttatcttctctgactgctgtggctaggacttccaaaactatgttgaataaaagtgacaagagtggacatccttgtcttattcctgatcttagaggaaatgttttcagcttttcactgttgaggatGATGATAGcggtgggtttgtcatttatggcctttatcgtattgaggtatgtttcctctatgcctgctttctggagggtttttattataaatggatgttgaattttatcaaaagcttttcctgcacctattgagatgatcatgtggtttttattctccaatttgttaatgtggtgtgtcacatggattgatttgcagatattgaaaaatccttgcatccctgggataaattccacttgatcatggtatatgatctttttgatgtactgttggattcggtttgctaatatttttggggggatttttgaatttattttaattagtgatattggcctgtaattttctttttttgtgtgtgatatctttgtctggttttggtatcagagtgatgctagcctcacagaatgagttccGAAGTGTTCagtcctctgcaatttttgggaatagtttcagaggacaggtgttaactcttctctaaatgtttggtagaattcacctgtgaagccacctggtcctggacttttgtttgttttgagtttttaaattaccaatTCAATCTCGTTactgtaattggtctgtttatattttctatttgttcctggttcagtcttgggagattgtgcctttctaagagtttgtccatttcttctaggttgtccattttattggcatatagttgttcatagtagtctcttatgatcctttgtatttctgtggtgtcagttgtaacttctttttcatttctgattttattgatttgggccctctcctttcttttcttgatgagcgtgactaaaggtttatcaattttgtttattttttcaaagaaccagcttttagtttcattgatcttttctgttgttttctttgtttctatttcatttattcctgctctgatctttatgatttctttccttctactaactttgggttttgtttgttcttttgctttaggtgtaaggttaggttgtttacttgagagttttcttgtttactgaggtaagcttgtattgctgtaaatttccctcttagaactgcttttgctgtgtcccataagttttggattgtcatgttttcattttcatttgtctctaggtatatgttgacttcctctttgatttcttcggtgatccACTgcttgtttagtagcatattgtttagcctccatgtttgtgtttttttgcagtttttctaaATAGTTGAGTTCTAGTcatatagcattgtggtcagaaaagatgcctgatacaatttcaattttcttaaatttactgagacttgttttgtggcctagcatgtgatttatcctggagaatgtgcacATGGaaccatgtgcacttgaaaagaatgtgtattttgctgctttcTGCTGGAATGCTctgtatatatcaattaagtccatttggaCTAATGTGttagagaagatataacaattgtaaatgtatatgcactcaacataggagtacctatatatataaggcaaatactaacagacataaaaggagaaatcaatggtaacacaataattgtaggggactttaaaatcccacttacatcaatggacagatcatccagactgaaaatgaataaggaaacacaggccttaaataacacattgatctgtgtttttaaaactttattttttagagaagttttaggcaCACAGCAAAATTGACAGGAAGGAACAGATGTTTTCCATGTATACCCTTCTACCCCACACACACATAGTCCCCCCTCACCATAATCAacattccccaccagagtggtacatttgttacaatatgTGTACCTactgggttgaccaaaaagttctttcaggtttttccataacacctttggccaacccaatacactGACACAGCATAATGACcagaagtccatagtttacattagagttcattcttggtgttttATATTCACTGGGTTTGTACAAATGTATGCTGACATGCATCTATCATTATAGTTTCATACAGAATActctcactgccctaaaattcctctgtgcACCTcctattcatcccaccctccccctaactgctggcaaccattgatccttttactgtctctatagttttgcttctcccagaatgtcatatagttggaatcatacagtttgtagcCTTTTCTGATTGTCTTAGTAATAGGCATTTAAGGTTCATACCtattttcatggcttgagagcttatttctttttagggctgaataatattccattttctggatgtaccacagtttatgtatccattcacctactgaaggacatctttgttgcttccaaattttgcaattataaataaagctgctataaatatccatgtgcacgTTTCTATGTGAGCATACATTTTCACCTCCTTTGGGTACATActaaggagcatgattgctgcatcatatggtaggaatatgtttagttttataggaAACTTTGTCTCCCAAAATGACTGCgccgttttgcattcccaccaggaatGAGTGAGAGCTCCTCTTGTTCCACAACctcgtcagcatttggtgttgtcagcattccagattttggccattctaataagtgtgcagtgacatttcatttttgttttaatttgcatctgcCTAATAACATATGATGtggatcatcttttcatatgcttacttaccatctatatatcttttttagCGAGgcatctgttaaggtctttggcttatttttaattttttttttctcttactgttgaggtttaagagttctttgtgtattttggatagcAGTCCTTTAAAATaagtgtgttttgcaaatattttctctgggtcTGTGACTTTCTTATTATTCTcctgacattgtctttcacagggCAGAAGTTTTTAACtgtaatgaagtccagcttaccaattacttctttcatggatcaatgcctttggtgttgtatctacaAAGTCATTGTGATACTCAAGGCCATCTAGGTTTTCTCATATGTTTATAGCTTTGTGTTTTACCTTGAGGTCTATGAtacattctgagttaattttttgaaggGTGCAAGGTCTGTAtctagatacttttttttttgtatgtggatgtctagttgttccagcaccaatTGCTGAAAAGATGATTGTGCCCCATTGTACTGCCTTTGCTCCTTtctcaaaaatcagttgattatACAGGAGtctatttcttggctctctattctgttccactgatctatttgtctattcttcaAACGCTACTACACTATCTTGATTTTTGAAGCCTTTTAGTAAGCCTTGAAGTCAGGGAATGTcatttctccaactttgttcttcttcttcaataCTGTATTGGCTATTCTGGTTCTTTTGCGTCTCCATATAgacttgaatcattttttttttcaatatcccCAAAATAACTTACTGGGAGTTTTGTTGGGACTGCATCAAATCTATAGATATAGTTCAGAAGAACTGACATCCTGACCatattgagtctttctatccatgaacatggaatatctctccatttatttggctCTTCTTTGATCTAATTCATCAGAGTGTCaaagttttcctcatatagatcttgtacatatatGTTGTTAGATATACACCCAAGTATTTCATGTTTTGGGGTGCTatggaaaattgtttttaatttcaaattctacttgtttGTTG is a window from the Balaenoptera musculus isolate JJ_BM4_2016_0621 chromosome 12, mBalMus1.pri.v3, whole genome shotgun sequence genome containing:
- the IRAK1BP1 gene encoding LOW QUALITY PROTEIN: interleukin-1 receptor-associated kinase 1-binding protein 1 (The sequence of the model RefSeq protein was modified relative to this genomic sequence to represent the inferred CDS: deleted 1 base in 1 codon), giving the protein MSLQQAPQSRVFVELVPWADRGRENYLLSGGETLPGLRRPLSSAQAQTATREVHVSGTAEVSATPDRAQVVVQMSSTKEAAAEAKKSVCRRLDYVTQTLQQQGVQSENVTVTKDFKRVENAYHTGSRGYVCITFTEFGKMQNICNFLVEKLDSSVVISQPQFYHTPGSIENLRRQACLVAVENAWRKAQEVCNLVGQTLGKPLLIKEEEMKEWEGQIDDHQSSRLSSSLTVQQKIKSATIHAACKVFITFEVKGREKKKNRI